A portion of the Stigmatella aurantiaca DW4/3-1 genome contains these proteins:
- a CDS encoding RCC1 domain-containing protein produces the protein MAHLRVTPPAAWRRPRLLPTLSPALSLALLLACGGSDEPQPPPPAPPVDDVAPQVQLLSPTVGWSYTSRKVLAEFTATDDTQLATLSWSLNGAGFQPLALTPSRGEDRFEFEVAPWPGRNTLAVRATDAAGNTAEQTVSFHFGGLSGAGGSHTGVVRQGALYLWGRNNRGQLGLGAEVTADQRVPKPVPGMEGVAAVALNQNHSMALKEDGTVWAWGENAQGQLGLGKPPEAGQPRTPDLTARWSPTRVEGLSGAVALALGYRHSLVLMEDGTVRAFGDNSTGQLGDGTTESPRDYPVLVGGLTEVVKVVAGSMHSVALKRDGTVWVWGRNTYGNLGQGTQDSTAHPTPAQVPGVANGVDIATGRDHILVLHAGGTVSSWGLDASGQLGFGEAIPGEQSNAPVQVKNLVDARFVFANGNMSYAQRADGTLLSWGQNFNGQLGNGSKTDTNVPVPAAEGLKGLLTLSPGATHVVAFHRDGSLFTWGWSFSGSLGREDLLDRWTYTEPILVTLP, from the coding sequence ATGGCTCATCTCCGTGTCACTCCGCCCGCGGCCTGGCGCCGCCCGCGCCTCCTGCCCACGCTGTCCCCCGCGCTGTCCTTGGCCCTGCTGCTTGCCTGCGGGGGTTCCGATGAACCCCAGCCTCCGCCTCCCGCGCCCCCCGTGGACGACGTGGCCCCCCAGGTGCAGTTGCTCTCGCCCACGGTGGGATGGAGCTACACCTCACGGAAGGTGCTCGCGGAGTTCACGGCCACGGATGACACGCAGCTGGCCACCTTGAGCTGGTCGCTCAACGGCGCCGGGTTCCAGCCGCTGGCGCTGACGCCCTCGCGGGGCGAAGACCGCTTCGAGTTCGAGGTGGCGCCCTGGCCCGGCCGCAACACCCTGGCGGTGCGCGCCACGGACGCGGCGGGCAACACCGCCGAACAGACGGTGAGCTTCCACTTCGGCGGCCTCAGCGGCGCCGGCGGGTCGCACACCGGCGTGGTGCGCCAGGGGGCCCTTTACCTTTGGGGCCGCAACAACCGCGGCCAGCTCGGCCTGGGCGCGGAGGTCACCGCGGATCAACGGGTGCCCAAGCCGGTGCCGGGCATGGAGGGCGTGGCCGCGGTGGCGCTCAACCAGAACCACTCCATGGCATTGAAGGAAGACGGCACCGTGTGGGCCTGGGGCGAGAACGCGCAGGGGCAGCTCGGCCTGGGCAAGCCGCCCGAGGCGGGCCAGCCCCGGACGCCGGATCTGACGGCGCGCTGGAGCCCCACGCGGGTGGAGGGCCTGAGCGGCGCGGTGGCCCTCGCGCTGGGGTACCGCCACAGCCTGGTGCTGATGGAGGACGGCACCGTGCGCGCCTTCGGGGACAACTCGACGGGCCAGCTCGGCGACGGCACCACGGAGAGCCCCCGGGACTACCCGGTGCTGGTGGGCGGGCTCACGGAGGTGGTGAAGGTGGTGGCGGGCTCGATGCACTCGGTGGCCCTGAAGCGGGACGGCACGGTGTGGGTCTGGGGCCGCAACACCTATGGCAACCTGGGCCAGGGCACGCAGGACAGCACGGCCCACCCCACGCCCGCGCAGGTGCCGGGGGTGGCGAACGGGGTGGACATCGCCACGGGGCGGGACCACATCCTGGTCCTGCACGCCGGGGGGACGGTCTCTTCGTGGGGGCTGGATGCCAGCGGCCAGCTCGGCTTCGGCGAGGCGATCCCCGGCGAACAGAGCAACGCGCCCGTGCAGGTGAAGAACCTGGTGGACGCCCGCTTCGTCTTCGCCAACGGCAACATGAGCTATGCGCAGCGGGCGGATGGCACCCTCCTCTCGTGGGGCCAGAACTTCAACGGCCAGCTCGGCAATGGGAGCAAGACGGACACGAACGTGCCGGTGCCCGCGGCCGAGGGGCTCAAGGGGCTGCTCACCCTGTCGCCGGGGGCCACGCACGTCGTCGCCTTCCACCGGGACGGCTCGCTCTTCACCTGGGGCTGGAGCTTCAGTGGCAGCCTCGGGCGGGAGGACCTGCTGGACCGATGGACCTATACCGAGCCGATCTTGGTGACGTTGCCTTGA
- a CDS encoding DUF1826 domain-containing protein, whose protein sequence is MALIPGERVMEPVLHAQPVPVDAGMHGANVLVWQPSELTDIYREGVNCCVWRRGVSTSLSQWLGRVCAQHALQVVERVDARRVDLRPALRELPETAEREAWLEDLHLLLNLYADLFGVRGLGVRLTTLDREMCPRFHVDRVGVRLLCTYAGLGTEWLDNADVMRGGLGPQGQVLRPGGSVRRMERFDVALLKGEAWPGNAGNGVVHRSPVMGSQAHRRLLLCVDPVDIG, encoded by the coding sequence GTGGCCCTCATCCCGGGGGAGCGTGTGATGGAGCCCGTGCTTCATGCCCAGCCCGTGCCCGTGGACGCGGGGATGCACGGCGCGAACGTCTTGGTCTGGCAGCCCTCGGAACTCACGGACATCTACCGCGAGGGGGTCAACTGCTGCGTGTGGCGGCGGGGGGTGAGCACCTCCTTGAGCCAGTGGCTGGGCCGGGTCTGTGCCCAGCATGCTTTGCAGGTGGTTGAGCGGGTGGACGCCCGGCGCGTGGACCTGCGTCCGGCGCTGAGGGAGTTGCCCGAGACAGCGGAGCGTGAGGCCTGGCTTGAGGATCTGCACCTGCTGCTGAATTTGTACGCCGATCTCTTTGGTGTCCGGGGGTTGGGCGTACGGCTCACCACGTTGGATCGGGAGATGTGTCCGCGATTCCATGTGGATCGTGTTGGGGTCCGGCTGCTGTGCACCTATGCGGGGCTGGGCACCGAGTGGTTGGACAATGCCGACGTGATGCGGGGCGGCCTGGGGCCTCAGGGGCAAGTGCTGCGTCCGGGAGGGAGCGTGCGGCGGATGGAGCGCTTCGATGTGGCCCTCCTCAAGGGGGAAGCATGGCCGGGCAACGCAGGCAACGGGGTGGTTCACCGCTCGCCCGTCATGGGAAGTCAGGCGCACCGGAGATTGCTGCTCTGCGTGGATCCGGTGGACATCGGTTGA
- a CDS encoding TetR/AcrR family transcriptional regulator: MGKRGPAPSFDRGEALRSAMNVFWEFGYEGATISHLKEAMGGLCAPSLYAAFGSKEALFREAVELYRTDSLRFWGDEQPTARGSIETLLRNAAIRYSTPGQPRGCMVDLGTMLSSPSSRSIQHYLRTCRHEATEKIRARLQRGIAEGDLDPRTNVEALTAFYTTVLQGLSTQANDGASRETMMAAVDCALAAWDHLPGSQHSSPPS, translated from the coding sequence ATGGGTAAGAGAGGTCCGGCCCCGAGCTTCGATCGCGGCGAGGCGTTGCGCTCGGCGATGAACGTGTTCTGGGAGTTCGGATACGAGGGAGCCACCATCTCGCACCTGAAGGAGGCGATGGGGGGGCTGTGCGCGCCCAGCCTCTACGCCGCGTTCGGCTCGAAAGAGGCGCTGTTCCGCGAAGCAGTCGAGCTCTACCGCACCGACAGCCTGCGCTTCTGGGGGGACGAGCAGCCCACGGCCCGCGGCTCCATCGAGACCCTGCTGCGCAACGCCGCCATCCGCTACTCCACGCCCGGCCAGCCGCGGGGCTGCATGGTGGATCTCGGCACGATGCTCAGCTCGCCCAGCAGCCGCAGCATCCAGCACTACCTGAGGACCTGCCGGCACGAGGCCACGGAGAAGATCCGGGCGCGCCTCCAGCGCGGCATCGCCGAGGGAGACCTGGACCCCAGGACGAATGTCGAAGCGCTCACGGCCTTCTACACCACGGTCCTCCAGGGCCTCTCGACGCAGGCCAACGACGGCGCCTCCCGCGAGACGATGATGGCAGCGGTCGATTGCGCGCTGGCGGCTTGGGATCACCTGCCCGGCAGCCAGCACTCCTCTCCCCCTTCCTAG
- a CDS encoding hybrid sensor histidine kinase/response regulator gives MSPPLVLLVANPSPGRTLQALALKSQGWRVEEASVAGLSEPRERPDVLVLEGGLPLDREVLATQGLATVVLASSVERERLRQRGLQASFLDWPASLGELVEGVRASLPPERRELPGEGAPTTVLIADDDPLSRKLLQLHLAPFRFEVMAASNGQAALELARRRRPKLIIADVLMPGLDGFRLCLALRKDPRLANVPVLLTHVGAPDELDLRMAQNVGANGFVRRTQEGEELIAALLRELHSGGPSAAPLDQGLLCEEHLYGMVRRLERQVGLLAQAERAARESEERYRLVVAGSYDGVWDWDLRHHTMWCSPRLLELLGRRVEDFPGTYDAFIAWVHPEDRTRVEQALVTHLEEGTLYDVSVRLRHADGSYHACVSRGQAMRDEHGRPVRMAGIINDVTEQLRLFRETQEAVRTRDEFLSVAAHELRTPLTALRLRLQGVNAAMQADTPTSPERISQALGSADRQVQRLTGLVDTLLDVSQLQSHAPLLQLEQVDLAAVVREAVARSEQEASRAGCRLVMSPMPATLGRWDPVRLAQVVRHLLANAMKFGPGKPVEVTLEARVDAAVLKVRDHGIGIEPERLDALFQRFERAVPVRHYGGLGLGLYRVRRIVEAHGGAVTVDSKLGEGATFHVHLPREGPAAANSRV, from the coding sequence GTGAGCCCGCCCCTCGTCCTCCTCGTCGCCAACCCCTCCCCGGGCCGGACCCTCCAGGCGCTCGCCCTCAAGAGCCAGGGGTGGCGCGTCGAGGAGGCCTCTGTGGCGGGCTTGTCCGAGCCGAGGGAACGGCCGGATGTCCTCGTGCTGGAGGGCGGGTTACCGTTGGATAGGGAGGTTCTGGCGACCCAGGGGTTGGCCACCGTCGTGCTGGCCTCCTCCGTGGAGCGGGAGCGGCTGAGGCAGCGGGGCCTTCAGGCGTCCTTCCTCGATTGGCCCGCCTCGCTGGGGGAGCTGGTGGAGGGGGTCCGGGCCTCGCTGCCGCCCGAGAGGCGGGAGCTTCCGGGGGAGGGCGCTCCCACCACCGTCCTCATCGCGGATGACGACCCGTTGTCCCGCAAGCTCTTGCAACTGCACCTGGCGCCCTTCCGCTTCGAGGTGATGGCCGCGTCGAATGGGCAGGCCGCGCTGGAGCTGGCGCGGCGGCGGCGGCCCAAGCTGATCATCGCGGACGTGCTGATGCCGGGGCTCGATGGGTTCCGCCTGTGTCTGGCGCTGCGCAAGGATCCGCGGCTGGCGAACGTGCCCGTGCTCCTGACGCACGTGGGCGCCCCCGATGAGCTGGATCTGCGCATGGCGCAGAACGTGGGCGCCAACGGTTTCGTGCGCCGGACGCAAGAAGGCGAGGAGCTCATCGCCGCGCTCCTGCGGGAGCTGCACAGCGGAGGGCCCTCAGCGGCGCCGCTCGATCAGGGGCTGCTCTGCGAGGAGCACCTGTACGGCATGGTGCGGCGCCTGGAGCGCCAGGTGGGGCTGCTGGCCCAGGCCGAGCGCGCCGCGCGCGAGAGCGAGGAGCGCTACCGGCTCGTTGTCGCCGGCTCCTACGATGGGGTCTGGGACTGGGATTTGCGCCACCACACGATGTGGTGCAGCCCCCGGCTGCTGGAGCTGCTCGGGCGCCGGGTGGAGGACTTTCCGGGCACCTATGACGCGTTCATCGCGTGGGTGCATCCGGAGGACCGGACCCGGGTGGAGCAGGCCCTGGTCACGCACCTGGAGGAGGGCACGCTCTATGATGTCTCCGTGCGGCTGCGCCACGCCGACGGCAGCTACCATGCGTGCGTGAGCCGGGGCCAGGCGATGCGGGACGAGCACGGCCGCCCCGTGCGCATGGCCGGCATCATCAACGACGTCACCGAGCAGCTTCGCCTCTTCCGGGAGACGCAGGAGGCGGTGCGCACGCGCGATGAATTCCTCAGCGTGGCGGCCCACGAGCTGCGCACGCCGCTGACGGCGCTGCGGCTGCGGCTGCAAGGCGTCAACGCCGCGATGCAGGCGGACACGCCCACCTCCCCCGAGCGCATCTCCCAGGCGCTGGGCTCCGCGGACCGGCAGGTGCAGCGGCTCACCGGGCTGGTGGACACGCTGCTGGATGTGTCCCAGCTCCAGAGCCACGCGCCCCTGCTCCAGCTGGAGCAGGTGGATCTGGCCGCGGTGGTGCGCGAGGCGGTGGCCCGCTCCGAACAGGAGGCCTCCCGCGCCGGGTGCCGGTTGGTGATGAGCCCGATGCCGGCCACGTTGGGGCGGTGGGATCCGGTGCGGCTGGCCCAGGTGGTGCGGCACCTGCTGGCCAACGCGATGAAGTTCGGCCCGGGCAAGCCGGTGGAGGTGACGCTGGAGGCCCGGGTGGACGCGGCGGTGCTCAAGGTGCGCGACCACGGCATCGGCATCGAGCCCGAGCGCCTGGATGCGCTCTTTCAGCGCTTCGAGCGCGCGGTGCCGGTGCGGCACTACGGTGGGCTGGGGCTGGGGCTGTACCGGGTGCGGCGCATCGTCGAGGCCCACGGCGGCGCGGTGACGGTGGACAGCAAGCTCGGCGAGGGCGCCACCTTCCATGTCCACCTGCCCCGCGAGGGCCCGGCAGCCGCCAACAGCCGCGTCTGA
- a CDS encoding metallophosphoesterase codes for MNAASNATASNRLAPARNELVVREKEETLRLRWRDYFALSEHQLHVPGLSPGHDGLRVAQLSDIHVGQATSAVRIRRAVEAVNASAPDMVFLTGDYVTHSPKPLPRVRELLAGLTGPVFVVLGNHDHWVNAPYLREGFERLGYTVLQNEHRVVTVRGTPATVLGVDDGRTGRDDVKATFQGAPTSGTRLVLAHTPPTIEKLPPHEGLVQFSGHTHGGQFVVRGLTEAVFRRAGQPYIRGHYTVRGNQLYVNQGLGFGFGGPYLRRGTQPEVAFFTLRAAPALQPAL; via the coding sequence ATGAACGCGGCCTCCAACGCCACGGCCTCCAACAGGCTGGCCCCGGCGCGGAATGAGTTGGTGGTCCGGGAGAAGGAAGAGACGCTGCGGCTGCGCTGGCGCGACTACTTCGCGCTCAGCGAGCACCAACTGCACGTGCCTGGGCTGAGCCCCGGGCATGACGGGCTGCGTGTGGCCCAGCTGTCGGACATCCATGTGGGCCAGGCCACCTCCGCGGTGCGCATCCGCCGGGCGGTGGAGGCGGTGAACGCCTCGGCGCCGGACATGGTGTTCCTCACGGGCGACTACGTCACCCACAGCCCGAAGCCACTGCCGCGCGTGCGGGAGCTGCTGGCGGGGCTGACGGGGCCCGTCTTCGTGGTGCTGGGCAACCATGACCATTGGGTGAACGCGCCCTACCTGCGCGAGGGCTTCGAGCGGCTGGGCTACACGGTGCTCCAGAACGAGCACCGGGTGGTGACCGTGCGGGGCACGCCCGCCACCGTCCTCGGCGTGGACGATGGGCGCACGGGCCGGGACGACGTGAAGGCGACCTTCCAGGGTGCGCCCACGAGCGGCACGCGGCTGGTGCTGGCCCACACGCCGCCCACCATCGAGAAGCTGCCGCCCCACGAGGGGCTGGTGCAGTTCTCCGGGCACACGCATGGTGGCCAGTTCGTGGTGCGAGGGCTGACGGAGGCCGTCTTCCGGCGTGCGGGCCAGCCCTACATCCGCGGGCACTACACCGTGCGGGGCAACCAGCTCTACGTGAACCAGGGGCTGGGCTTCGGCTTCGGCGGGCCGTACCTGCGGCGCGGCACCCAGCCCGAGGTGGCCTTCTTCACGCTGCGCGCCGCCCCGGCCCTCCAGCCGGCGCTGTAG
- a CDS encoding Fur family transcriptional regulator, protein MGAKKSSPQPKLAELQQKIRAVGLRSTSPRVAVLRELEAASAPLSHADLVDALGEEGFDRVTLYRNLTDLTEAGLVLRSDLGDHVWRFELRRAGKEHQGFHAHFTCTDCGTVACLPEDSITLTPVKGTPRAVAARAVEVQLRGLCDRCD, encoded by the coding sequence ATGGGTGCCAAGAAGAGCTCTCCCCAGCCGAAGCTCGCCGAACTCCAGCAGAAGATCCGCGCAGTGGGGCTGCGAAGCACTTCTCCCCGGGTGGCCGTGCTCCGCGAGTTGGAGGCGGCCTCTGCCCCCTTGAGCCATGCGGATCTGGTAGATGCGCTGGGCGAAGAGGGGTTCGACCGGGTCACCCTTTACCGGAACCTGACGGATCTCACCGAAGCGGGGCTCGTGCTGCGCTCCGACTTGGGGGACCATGTGTGGCGCTTCGAGCTGCGCCGCGCGGGCAAGGAGCACCAGGGTTTCCACGCGCACTTCACCTGCACGGACTGCGGAACGGTTGCGTGCCTGCCCGAAGACTCCATCACCTTGACACCTGTCAAGGGAACGCCCCGGGCGGTGGCGGCCCGGGCGGTGGAGGTCCAGTTGCGCGGCCTCTGCGATCGCTGCGATTGA
- a CDS encoding TonB C-terminal domain-containing protein gives MASKPLMLSPPALQPGGPQPPSSEPSRGHTLRPGDPSLSPETLAAEELARVSARVQTFAESKLATVRVENGLVDPYFGRVDTALEKQMENAPLFGGKKTLERMARAYQDQAARYGAGQETNTPRHERAAPTASERLEALSRGNPADNPMRAFVQGGEALQRFAESKSGLVVILEIQQAPDGQLQSVRVVESSGNKAFDAYVVDSVPPALAGLAPPPEKALGLRKDGIRSRWAIEGTIVYLRPLKDMKGEDARYLAAMAALGVLAGRFEETTGDIEAVDLRHPHFLCRSRLLQVW, from the coding sequence GTGGCCTCGAAGCCCCTCATGCTCTCGCCTCCCGCGCTCCAGCCGGGAGGCCCCCAACCCCCCTCCTCAGAGCCTTCCCGGGGGCACACCCTCCGTCCGGGAGACCCCAGCCTGTCGCCCGAGACCCTCGCCGCCGAAGAACTGGCCCGGGTCAGCGCCCGGGTGCAGACCTTCGCCGAGAGCAAGCTCGCCACGGTCCGGGTGGAGAACGGCTTGGTGGATCCCTACTTCGGCCGCGTCGACACCGCGCTGGAGAAGCAGATGGAGAACGCCCCCCTCTTCGGGGGCAAGAAGACCTTGGAGCGCATGGCCCGCGCCTACCAGGACCAGGCCGCCCGCTACGGTGCGGGCCAGGAGACCAACACCCCTCGGCATGAGCGCGCCGCCCCCACGGCCTCCGAGCGCCTCGAGGCCCTCTCCCGGGGCAACCCCGCCGACAACCCGATGCGGGCCTTCGTGCAAGGGGGCGAGGCCCTGCAACGGTTCGCCGAGTCCAAATCGGGGCTCGTCGTCATCCTGGAGATCCAGCAAGCCCCGGACGGCCAACTCCAATCGGTCCGGGTGGTGGAGTCCAGCGGCAACAAGGCCTTCGACGCTTATGTGGTGGACTCGGTGCCCCCGGCGCTGGCGGGGCTCGCCCCCCCTCCGGAGAAGGCCCTGGGCTTGCGCAAGGACGGCATCCGCTCGCGATGGGCCATCGAGGGCACCATCGTTTACCTGAGGCCGCTCAAGGACATGAAGGGCGAGGACGCCAGATACCTGGCCGCCATGGCGGCGCTGGGCGTCCTCGCGGGCCGCTTCGAGGAGACCACCGGCGACATCGAGGCCGTGGACCTGCGCCATCCGCACTTCCTTTGCCGCTCGCGCCTGCTCCAGGTGTGGTGA
- a CDS encoding response regulator, translating to MPEVLVVDDSKVMRDMVVACLRPLTGLGFTHASSGLEAIERLSLKPYDLIVLDLNMPDIGGIEVVEFVRGQDTLRHLPIVMVTTRGDEASRTKALAAGADRFMTKPFTPAALLAEVQGLLTGGRG from the coding sequence ATGCCTGAGGTGCTCGTCGTTGATGACAGCAAGGTGATGCGGGACATGGTCGTGGCCTGCCTGCGTCCGCTGACGGGGCTCGGCTTCACCCATGCCTCCAGCGGCCTGGAAGCCATCGAGCGGCTGTCGCTCAAGCCGTATGATCTCATCGTCCTGGACCTGAACATGCCGGACATCGGCGGCATCGAGGTCGTCGAGTTCGTCCGGGGACAAGACACCCTGCGCCACCTGCCGATCGTCATGGTCACCACCCGGGGCGATGAGGCGTCGCGCACCAAGGCCCTCGCGGCCGGGGCCGACCGCTTCATGACCAAGCCCTTCACGCCGGCGGCCCTCCTGGCGGAAGTTCAGGGCTTGCTCACCGGGGGCCGCGGGTGA
- the rpmG gene encoding 50S ribosomal protein L33, with translation MPKGNRTIIHLVSTAGTGFFYTTTKNKRKSQEKLEKKKYDPRVRKHVLFVEGKP, from the coding sequence ATGCCCAAGGGCAATCGAACGATCATCCACCTTGTTTCCACCGCTGGCACCGGCTTTTTCTACACAACGACGAAGAACAAGCGGAAGTCGCAGGAGAAGCTTGAGAAGAAGAAATACGACCCGCGTGTGCGCAAGCACGTGCTGTTCGTTGAGGGCAAGCCATGA
- a CDS encoding di-heme oxidoredictase family protein: protein MRTGALLSLWLMGVACQPGNGSPAPGLPPEPVPGFVEPGEEAPGGTTSVAGTGTGAFTQPAGNLSLERRSEFLVGEAFFEADWFPAPHARTDRDGLGPLFHAVSCLACHPRGGRGAPPGPGEPTLSLLVRLSLPGTKPWGAPVPEPTYGDQLQPLAVASVAPEGRVEVRTTEQPGTFEDGEAYSLQVPELVLSGLAYGPLHPETRLSPRVAQPMFGLGLLAAVPEETVRAWEDPDDVDGDGISGRANRVWSARQGRTVLGRFGWKANQPDLEHQNAGALAGDLGITSPLSPAEPCTLSQAECQVAPSGGVPELDARKLAALTFYTHLIGVPARQGVDRPEVLKGKALFHQTGCARCHRPRLETGPLEGYPELAGQTLWPYTDLLLHDLGEALADGREDFLASGREWRTQPLWGLGRTHQVSGHTRLLHDGRARSVMEAILWHGGEAEGSRERVRRLSREDRLALLAFLDSL from the coding sequence TTGAGGACCGGGGCGCTGCTCAGCCTGTGGCTGATGGGCGTTGCCTGTCAGCCTGGGAACGGGAGCCCGGCGCCTGGGCTCCCCCCGGAGCCAGTCCCCGGCTTCGTCGAGCCGGGGGAGGAAGCGCCCGGAGGCACCACGAGCGTGGCCGGCACCGGCACCGGTGCCTTCACCCAGCCGGCGGGAAACCTCTCCTTGGAGCGGCGCTCGGAGTTCCTGGTGGGCGAGGCCTTCTTCGAGGCGGACTGGTTTCCCGCCCCGCATGCGCGGACGGACCGGGATGGGCTGGGGCCCCTGTTCCATGCGGTCTCCTGTCTGGCCTGCCACCCACGGGGGGGACGGGGAGCCCCTCCTGGGCCGGGCGAGCCCACGCTCTCGCTGCTGGTACGGCTCAGCCTGCCCGGCACGAAGCCCTGGGGCGCCCCGGTGCCCGAGCCCACCTATGGCGATCAGCTCCAGCCGCTCGCCGTGGCGAGCGTGGCGCCCGAGGGCCGCGTGGAGGTGCGCACCACGGAGCAGCCGGGCACCTTCGAGGACGGCGAGGCCTACTCCCTCCAAGTCCCCGAGCTCGTCCTCTCAGGGCTGGCCTACGGCCCCCTGCATCCGGAGACCCGCCTGTCGCCCCGCGTGGCGCAGCCGATGTTCGGCCTGGGCCTGCTGGCCGCCGTGCCCGAGGAGACGGTGCGCGCATGGGAGGATCCAGACGACGTGGACGGGGACGGCATCTCTGGGCGGGCCAACCGCGTCTGGAGTGCCCGGCAAGGCCGGACGGTGCTGGGCCGCTTCGGCTGGAAGGCGAACCAGCCCGACCTGGAGCACCAGAACGCGGGCGCGCTGGCGGGAGACCTGGGCATCACCTCGCCCCTGTCGCCCGCGGAGCCATGCACCCTGTCCCAGGCCGAGTGCCAGGTGGCGCCCAGTGGGGGCGTGCCGGAGCTGGACGCGCGCAAGCTGGCGGCCCTCACCTTTTATACGCACCTCATCGGCGTCCCCGCGCGCCAGGGGGTGGACCGGCCCGAGGTGCTGAAAGGCAAGGCCCTCTTCCACCAGACCGGCTGTGCGCGCTGCCACCGTCCCCGGCTGGAGACAGGCCCCTTGGAGGGCTACCCGGAGCTGGCCGGTCAAACGCTCTGGCCCTACACGGACCTGCTGCTGCACGACCTGGGCGAGGCCCTGGCGGACGGGCGCGAGGACTTCCTTGCCTCGGGGCGGGAGTGGCGCACACAGCCACTGTGGGGGCTGGGCCGGACCCACCAGGTGAGCGGCCACACCCGGCTCCTGCACGATGGCCGCGCCCGCTCGGTGATGGAGGCCATCCTCTGGCACGGGGGCGAGGCCGAGGGCTCGCGCGAGCGGGTGCGGCGCCTCTCCCGGGAGGACCGCCTGGCGCTGCTGGCCTTCTTGGACTCGCTTTGA
- a CDS encoding double-CXXCG motif protein, with protein sequence MKFYRPRRDPSPRYTGDLNAKHPWGLPGVEPCPTCRTGGGVGGLEYPCVDLSGLPSTERKKLSDPWPVSREEFSRLRELVRPLAPRGALLEPGTRLGPLTGSGSGYFGQLFMQDPWSIYVRREALERLREAGIQGLQGCPLDVRFRAHRPPELMELQLELQGRVHPDCLPADRKPPCPNCGNDFLKLPEHPILALDALPVSLDVFRLAAWPTLILVTERWVEAVQRLDLDGLLFQELEVRNANH encoded by the coding sequence ATGAAGTTCTATCGGCCTCGGCGAGATCCTTCGCCTCGCTATACAGGGGATTTGAACGCCAAGCACCCATGGGGGCTGCCAGGTGTGGAACCTTGTCCAACGTGCCGCACGGGTGGAGGCGTGGGGGGACTTGAATATCCGTGCGTGGACCTCTCAGGATTGCCGAGCACCGAGCGGAAGAAGCTGTCGGATCCTTGGCCCGTGTCACGTGAAGAATTCTCCCGGTTGCGTGAACTCGTGCGTCCGCTGGCACCACGTGGAGCTCTCCTCGAACCAGGGACAAGATTGGGCCCCTTGACGGGTTCTGGTTCAGGTTATTTTGGCCAGCTCTTCATGCAAGACCCGTGGTCGATCTATGTCCGTCGCGAAGCCCTGGAGCGTCTCAGGGAGGCAGGCATCCAGGGACTTCAAGGGTGTCCCCTCGATGTCCGATTCCGTGCCCATCGCCCACCTGAACTGATGGAGTTGCAGCTGGAGTTACAGGGGCGTGTTCACCCGGATTGCTTGCCAGCAGACCGGAAGCCTCCGTGCCCAAACTGTGGCAATGATTTCTTGAAACTCCCAGAGCACCCCATTCTTGCTCTCGATGCATTGCCCGTGTCTCTTGACGTGTTCCGGCTTGCTGCGTGGCCGACGCTCATCCTTGTCACCGAACGCTGGGTGGAGGCTGTTCAGCGTTTGGATTTGGATGGGTTGCTCTTCCAAGAGCTAGAGGTCCGCAACGCAAATCACTAG
- a CDS encoding TIGR02269 family lipoprotein — translation MLALLSACTTSPAKGAWENAQQAVSVECDAPNSDQCVLLACDEGECGLFECEDMDPEATSSVALEDSVDPVRGFRAPFRAPGNHRNWRRAGLREDAKPRMTFHFRYRHGFLPAFPRLEGRLIKHHLFPQEARLATWFRANGINIHEWTMLVPEQVHLRVHRGARGGLWNEAWRQYYEANSARPVSREELLSKAFELALRYDLAGPIHSYYSPVPPPGPQLLAP, via the coding sequence ATGCTGGCGCTGTTGTCTGCATGCACCACTTCTCCCGCCAAGGGAGCCTGGGAGAACGCGCAGCAAGCTGTCTCTGTCGAATGTGATGCACCAAATTCTGATCAATGTGTCCTGCTCGCATGTGATGAAGGAGAATGCGGTCTGTTTGAGTGCGAGGACATGGATCCAGAGGCGACATCGAGCGTGGCTCTTGAGGACAGCGTGGACCCAGTACGTGGCTTTCGCGCGCCTTTTCGTGCCCCTGGCAATCACCGCAACTGGAGACGCGCCGGGCTTCGGGAGGACGCCAAGCCCCGGATGACATTCCACTTTCGCTACCGTCATGGCTTTCTTCCAGCCTTTCCTCGCCTCGAAGGAAGGTTGATCAAGCACCACTTGTTTCCTCAGGAGGCGAGGCTTGCAACATGGTTCAGAGCAAATGGCATCAATATCCATGAGTGGACGATGCTTGTCCCAGAGCAGGTTCACCTCCGCGTTCACAGAGGGGCACGGGGAGGGCTGTGGAATGAGGCGTGGCGGCAGTATTATGAAGCCAATTCCGCCCGCCCTGTCTCGCGAGAGGAGTTGCTGAGCAAAGCCTTTGAATTGGCCCTTCGATACGACCTCGCCGGGCCCATCCACTCTTATTACTCCCCTGTTCCTCCTCCCGGCCCACAACTTCTCGCGCCCTGA